The following proteins are encoded in a genomic region of Mycobacterium sp. 155:
- the ltrA gene encoding group II intron reverse transcriptase/maturase produces the protein MNIGAALELPSVAAQRVLRMQTKLHCWAMADRGRRFDDLFNLVADPCFLAVAWARVRENTGARSAGIDKRTARGIEASADGVVGFLEQLRDALRSGMFRPVPVRRVEIPKASGKVRKLGIPTVADRVVQASLKLVLEPIFETDFSDSSYGFRPQRRAQDAIEDIRMFAHRGYEWVFEADIAACFDEIDHTALLHRIRGRIGDKRILGLVKAFLKAGVLGTDGTTYDTYTGTPQGGILSPLLANIALSVIDDHFDNRWAAHRHGSARRTHRQHGGATYHLVRYADDFVVLVFGQRGHAEQLWEDMTDLLAPMGLRLAPAKTQVVHIDEGFDFLGFRIQRHIQRGSNRAYVYSYPSRTSLQTMRRKLKTVTKRITHQPADQLFGQLSRMVRGWAQYFRHSSASRAYSHIANYMWWRVWSWLLHKHPRTGKRALWAQYHVRRWPQYNGVRLYNPTTMSIQRYRYRGSKIPTPWATPIVVPA, from the coding sequence ATGAATATCGGTGCCGCGCTGGAGTTGCCGTCCGTGGCGGCCCAGCGGGTACTGAGGATGCAGACCAAACTGCACTGTTGGGCGATGGCCGATCGTGGTCGTCGGTTCGACGATCTGTTCAACCTCGTGGCGGACCCGTGTTTCCTCGCGGTAGCGTGGGCACGGGTCCGGGAGAACACCGGTGCCCGCAGTGCGGGGATCGATAAACGCACCGCCCGCGGCATTGAGGCTAGTGCCGATGGTGTCGTCGGGTTCCTCGAACAGTTGCGGGACGCATTGCGCTCCGGCATGTTTCGACCGGTACCGGTGCGGCGAGTCGAGATACCCAAAGCCAGCGGCAAGGTCCGCAAGTTGGGTATCCCGACCGTGGCCGATCGGGTGGTACAGGCGTCGCTGAAGCTGGTGCTGGAACCGATATTCGAAACGGATTTCTCCGATTCGAGTTACGGGTTCCGGCCGCAGCGACGGGCTCAGGACGCGATCGAGGACATTCGGATGTTCGCTCACCGTGGTTATGAGTGGGTGTTCGAAGCCGACATCGCAGCGTGTTTCGACGAAATCGACCACACTGCCCTGCTGCACCGGATACGTGGTCGGATCGGCGATAAACGCATCCTGGGGTTGGTGAAGGCATTCCTGAAGGCCGGAGTGCTCGGCACCGACGGCACCACCTATGACACCTACACCGGAACTCCCCAGGGCGGCATCCTCTCGCCGCTGCTGGCCAACATCGCTCTGTCGGTTATCGATGACCACTTCGACAATCGCTGGGCGGCCCACCGGCACGGATCGGCCCGCAGGACCCATCGCCAGCACGGCGGAGCGACGTATCACCTCGTGCGATACGCCGATGACTTCGTGGTTCTGGTCTTTGGCCAACGCGGGCACGCCGAACAACTGTGGGAGGACATGACCGATCTGCTGGCACCGATGGGGCTGCGGTTGGCCCCGGCCAAGACGCAGGTCGTGCATATCGACGAGGGCTTCGACTTTCTGGGATTCCGCATCCAGCGGCATATCCAGCGGGGAAGCAACCGGGCATACGTCTACAGCTACCCGTCGCGCACCTCGCTGCAGACGATGCGACGCAAGCTCAAGACGGTGACCAAACGGATTACCCACCAACCCGCCGATCAGCTGTTCGGGCAACTGAGCCGGATGGTCCGCGGTTGGGCCCAGTACTTCCGGCACAGTTCAGCCAGCCGGGCCTACTCCCACATCGCCAACTACATGTGGTGGCGGGTGTGGAGCTGGCTGCTGCACAAACATCCCCGCACCGGCAAACGGGCCCTCTGGGCCCAGTACCACGTGCGCCGCTGGCCGCAGTACAACGGTGTTCGGCTCTACAACCCCACCACGATGAGCATCCAGCGCTATCGCTACCGGGGCTCGAAGATCCCGACACCCTGGGCAACACCTATCGTCGTCCCAGCTTGA
- a CDS encoding DUF3017 domain-containing protein, which produces MTVQEFAHKLFARQWPILVVGLIFIAAFALVVAGYWRRGALVIGIGVGVAAALRLTLTDDRAGLLVVRTRAIDFVTTATVSAAVLYIAWTIDPLGTS; this is translated from the coding sequence GTGACCGTCCAGGAATTCGCCCACAAGCTGTTCGCCCGGCAATGGCCGATCCTCGTGGTCGGGCTGATCTTCATCGCGGCGTTCGCCCTGGTCGTGGCGGGTTACTGGCGGCGCGGTGCGCTGGTCATCGGCATCGGTGTCGGGGTGGCTGCGGCGCTGCGGCTGACCTTGACCGATGACCGGGCCGGCCTGCTGGTGGTGCGTACCCGGGCGATCGATTTCGTCACCACGGCCACCGTCAGCGCGGCGGTGCTCTACATCGCGTGGACCATCGATCCGTTGGGCACTAGCTAG
- a CDS encoding bifunctional methylenetetrahydrofolate dehydrogenase/methenyltetrahydrofolate cyclohydrolase: MGAITLDGKATRDEIFTDLKERVAKLTAAGRTPGLGTVLVGDDPGSQAYVRGKHADCAKVGINSIRRDLPADISQAELDATIDELNANPDCTGYIVQLPLPRHLDENSALERIDPAKDADGLHPTNLGRLVLGVEAPLPCTPRGIVHLLRRFDVPIAGAHVVVIGRGITVGRPMGLLLTRRSENATVTLCHTATRDLPGLTRQADIIIAAVGVPHLLTADMVKPGAAVVDVGVSRVDGKLTGDVAPDVWEVAGHVSPNPGGVGPLTRAFLLTNVVELEESKLA, from the coding sequence GTGGGTGCGATAACGCTGGACGGTAAGGCCACGCGCGACGAGATCTTCACCGATCTCAAAGAGCGCGTAGCGAAATTGACTGCTGCGGGCCGGACGCCCGGGTTGGGCACCGTACTGGTCGGTGACGACCCCGGATCGCAGGCCTATGTGCGCGGCAAGCATGCCGACTGCGCCAAGGTCGGTATCAACTCGATCCGGCGCGATCTGCCCGCGGACATCTCGCAGGCCGAACTCGATGCCACCATCGACGAACTCAATGCCAACCCCGACTGCACCGGCTACATCGTGCAGTTGCCGCTGCCCAGGCACCTCGACGAGAACTCGGCGCTCGAGCGCATCGATCCGGCCAAGGATGCCGACGGGCTGCACCCGACCAACCTGGGCCGGCTGGTCCTCGGTGTAGAGGCACCACTTCCTTGTACCCCGCGCGGCATCGTGCATCTGCTGCGCCGGTTCGACGTGCCGATCGCGGGGGCCCACGTGGTGGTGATCGGCCGCGGTATCACGGTTGGCCGTCCGATGGGTCTGCTGCTCACACGCCGCTCGGAGAACGCCACGGTGACGTTGTGTCACACCGCAACCCGTGATCTGCCTGGCCTAACCCGGCAGGCCGACATCATCATCGCGGCGGTCGGCGTACCGCATCTGCTGACTGCGGACATGGTCAAGCCGGGCGCTGCCGTCGTCGACGTCGGGGTGAGTCGAGTCGACGGCAAGTTGACCGGTGACGTGGCCCCCGATGTGTGGGAGGTGGCCGGTCACGTGTCGCCGAATCCCGGCGGGGTCGGCCCGCTGACTCGCGCGTTCCTGCTGACCAACGTCGTCGAGCTCGAAGAGTCGAAACTGGCGTGA
- a CDS encoding PQQ-binding-like beta-propeller repeat protein, whose product MAWDEATERIRAVLRPAATVCAGVAVGLLVCAVALAWWSRLGPPRPLGLDAWFIGGLHRWGADLPSRIPLAVTVVALLLIAAMVSVRQRGRAGRHLPGIPVILVSLAVLVFFAYFTQGIPAFYRTLTQAYPVTPALAAGVAAWLLCVAGAIATLLATAAFARLGRDSLRLVAVGVVIAVVAGVVVTVGALRAGDDDRFVDASMAAATDVPALPSALGRRGFGLTVPDAFDAEAPGAIGGKPGHYQIAAAGAGFVVYTNHRVTAYGIDGTERWHYARTGQSDVVVDGISVYDNGATVVVSLGRALVALDAVTGAKLWTSADPRLLEAVGHAGDRDVPFLVFRDVASWTRFDTRTGRSAWTVPDPNPSECADGEIDADTRSWVVSIARCTSTAGVDIRLIALDPASGHTQWDTTVLHAARPQEHQQQEGGPLDVIAAPANSVGVFLQFDGFGAPQAPSYANIARKTVTALPEQGFPQPSLGPSDEFVVSDRQLTLFGADGKQRCTVGRNVSGLNSRVPGRAAGLSYLAFPRSFVVADRGIQPALRTFDSTTCAESGEVPAAAVEGMIPVPGAVLVLRRDGQNLLIDGYRAA is encoded by the coding sequence ATGGCCTGGGATGAGGCGACTGAACGAATTCGCGCGGTGCTGCGGCCGGCGGCGACGGTATGTGCCGGCGTCGCGGTGGGATTGCTGGTGTGCGCGGTCGCGCTCGCGTGGTGGAGCCGGTTGGGGCCGCCGCGCCCGCTCGGTCTTGATGCCTGGTTCATCGGTGGTCTGCACCGTTGGGGTGCGGATCTGCCGAGCCGGATCCCGCTCGCAGTGACTGTGGTGGCACTGCTGCTGATCGCCGCGATGGTCAGTGTCCGGCAGCGTGGGCGTGCCGGACGACATTTGCCGGGCATACCGGTGATCCTGGTGTCGTTGGCAGTCCTGGTGTTCTTCGCGTACTTCACGCAGGGAATACCGGCGTTCTACCGCACGCTCACGCAGGCGTATCCGGTGACGCCGGCACTGGCAGCCGGCGTGGCGGCGTGGTTGCTCTGCGTGGCCGGCGCGATCGCCACTCTGCTGGCCACCGCGGCGTTCGCCCGGCTGGGGCGCGACAGCCTGCGGCTGGTCGCGGTGGGCGTGGTCATCGCGGTGGTCGCCGGGGTCGTGGTGACCGTCGGCGCACTGCGGGCCGGCGACGACGACCGCTTTGTCGACGCGTCTATGGCTGCCGCGACCGATGTGCCCGCATTGCCGTCGGCGCTCGGCCGGCGCGGATTCGGCCTCACGGTCCCCGACGCGTTCGATGCCGAGGCGCCCGGTGCGATCGGCGGCAAACCCGGGCACTATCAGATCGCTGCCGCCGGAGCCGGTTTTGTCGTCTATACCAACCACCGCGTGACGGCCTACGGCATCGACGGCACCGAGCGCTGGCACTATGCCCGCACCGGCCAGAGCGATGTCGTCGTCGACGGCATCTCGGTCTATGACAACGGCGCCACCGTGGTGGTCTCCCTGGGTCGGGCATTGGTGGCACTCGATGCCGTCACCGGGGCGAAGCTGTGGACGAGCGCCGACCCCCGGCTGCTGGAGGCTGTCGGGCATGCCGGCGACCGGGACGTGCCGTTCCTGGTCTTCCGGGATGTGGCGTCGTGGACTCGGTTCGACACCCGCACCGGCAGATCAGCCTGGACTGTGCCGGATCCAAACCCGTCGGAGTGCGCGGACGGCGAGATCGACGCCGACACACGCTCGTGGGTGGTGTCGATCGCTCGCTGCACCTCGACGGCCGGTGTCGACATCCGGCTGATCGCGCTCGACCCTGCCAGTGGCCACACCCAGTGGGATACGACGGTGCTGCATGCGGCGCGCCCGCAGGAACACCAGCAACAAGAGGGGGGACCGCTGGACGTGATAGCCGCGCCCGCCAACTCCGTCGGGGTGTTCCTGCAGTTCGACGGGTTCGGCGCGCCGCAGGCACCGTCGTACGCGAACATCGCGCGGAAGACGGTCACTGCGCTACCCGAACAGGGGTTCCCGCAACCGTCCCTCGGGCCCAGTGACGAGTTCGTCGTCTCGGACCGGCAGTTGACGTTGTTCGGCGCCGACGGCAAGCAACGTTGCACGGTCGGTAGGAATGTCAGCGGACTTAACAGTCGAGTGCCCGGTCGTGCGGCCGGACTGTCCTACCTGGCCTTTCCCCGCAGCTTCGTCGTCGCCGACCGAGGCATCCAACCGGCGCTGCGCACCTTCGACAGCACCACGTGTGCAGAATCCGGAGAGGTTCCCGCGGCGGCCGTCGAGGGCATGATCCCGGTCCCGGGCGCCGTGCTTGTGCTGCGGCGCGATGGGCAGAACCTGCTGATCGACGGTTACCGGGCGGCCTGA
- a CDS encoding FHA domain-containing protein has protein sequence MSRPAPPALTVRYDGSTRTFAPGNDVVIGRDLRADVRIAHPLISRAHLVLRFDQGRWVAIDNGSLNGMYVNGRRVPSVDIQDGQVINIGNPDGPQLSFEVGHHQGNVGRTPTVAVPIATRQSGSWPTQAPTGGGWQQPPGSAQRPGYPSGPQQRYPTGTQSGFSSGPQAGYPSGPQPGYPSSPQSYQPPSPARPTGPPSAQAPTTMGPAVSAPRGNEPIANKATSMLKILRPGRTPEPTAGAVKIGRATDNDIVIPDVLASRHHATLLPMPGGTQIRDERSINGTFVNGARVDSAILHDGDVVTIGNVDLTYTGGTLVRRSETEADTRTGGLEVRALTWTIEGNKTLLDNISLDARPGTLTAVIGPSGAGKSTFAKQVAGLTHPTSGTITFEGHDVHAEYASLRSRIGMVPQDDVVHGQLTVRQALMYAAELRLPPDTTKADREQVVMQVLEELEMTKHLDTRVDKLSGGQRKRASVALELLTGPSLLILDEPTSGLDPALDRQVMTMLRQLADAGRVVLVVTHSLTYLDVCDQVLLLAPGGKTAFCGPPSEISAELGTTNWADIFSTVAGDPEGAKQRYLTIHGPPPQRPPADKPASLGEPVHTSLLRQFSTIARRQMRLIISDRGYFVFLALLPFIMGVLSLSVPGETGFGPPNPLSDAPNQPGQVLVLLNVGAIFMGTALTIRDLIGERAIFLREQAVGLSTTAYLLAKICVYSIFAVIQAGIVTAITIIGVGAPTQGANLLGNASLELFVGMAACTVCAATVGLALSSVAKTSEQIMPLLVVAIMSQLVFSGGMIPVTGRAVLDQMSWVTPARWGFAATASTVGLTDLVKPPIVPDDSLWKHSEGAWLFNMAMLAALSIFYVSFVRWKIRLKG, from the coding sequence ATGAGCCGACCAGCCCCGCCCGCGCTGACCGTTCGGTACGACGGGTCGACCCGTACCTTCGCCCCCGGCAACGATGTCGTCATAGGCCGTGACCTGCGCGCCGACGTCCGCATCGCCCACCCGTTGATCTCACGTGCGCACCTGGTGCTGCGGTTCGATCAGGGCCGATGGGTTGCGATCGACAACGGCAGCCTCAACGGCATGTATGTCAACGGCCGCCGAGTGCCTTCCGTGGATATCCAGGACGGCCAGGTCATCAACATCGGGAACCCGGACGGCCCACAGCTGAGCTTCGAGGTCGGCCACCACCAGGGCAACGTGGGCCGCACGCCGACTGTTGCGGTGCCGATCGCCACACGACAATCCGGCAGCTGGCCCACCCAGGCGCCCACCGGAGGGGGCTGGCAGCAGCCGCCTGGCAGCGCCCAGCGCCCGGGCTATCCGTCGGGCCCGCAGCAGCGTTACCCGACCGGCACGCAGTCCGGTTTCTCCAGCGGGCCGCAAGCGGGCTATCCGAGCGGTCCCCAGCCGGGTTACCCCAGCAGCCCGCAGTCGTACCAGCCACCGTCACCGGCGCGGCCGACTGGTCCGCCGTCTGCGCAGGCTCCGACCACCATGGGCCCCGCCGTGTCGGCACCGCGCGGCAACGAGCCGATCGCCAACAAAGCGACCAGCATGCTCAAAATCCTGCGGCCGGGCCGGACACCCGAACCGACTGCAGGAGCGGTGAAGATCGGTCGCGCCACCGACAACGACATCGTGATTCCCGACGTGCTCGCCTCACGGCACCACGCCACCCTGCTCCCGATGCCCGGGGGCACCCAGATCCGCGACGAACGCAGCATCAACGGCACGTTCGTCAACGGCGCCCGGGTGGACTCGGCGATCCTGCACGACGGCGACGTGGTCACCATCGGCAACGTCGACCTGACCTACACCGGCGGCACGCTGGTGCGGCGCAGCGAGACCGAGGCCGACACCCGCACCGGTGGGCTGGAGGTCCGCGCCCTGACGTGGACCATCGAGGGCAACAAGACCCTGCTGGACAACATTTCGCTGGACGCCCGACCCGGCACGCTGACGGCCGTGATCGGTCCGTCCGGCGCCGGCAAGTCGACCTTCGCCAAGCAGGTCGCGGGCCTGACCCATCCGACCAGCGGCACGATCACGTTCGAGGGTCACGACGTCCACGCCGAGTACGCCTCGCTGCGCTCCCGTATCGGCATGGTGCCGCAGGACGACGTGGTGCACGGCCAGCTCACCGTTCGGCAGGCGCTGATGTACGCCGCCGAACTCCGGCTGCCGCCCGACACCACCAAAGCCGACCGAGAACAGGTCGTCATGCAGGTGCTCGAAGAGCTCGAGATGACCAAGCATCTCGACACCCGCGTCGACAAGCTCTCGGGCGGGCAGCGCAAGCGCGCATCGGTGGCGTTGGAGCTGCTCACCGGCCCGTCGCTGCTGATCCTCGACGAGCCCACCTCGGGGCTGGACCCGGCACTGGACCGCCAGGTGATGACGATGCTGCGGCAGCTGGCCGACGCCGGCCGCGTGGTGCTCGTGGTCACCCACTCGCTGACCTACCTCGACGTGTGCGACCAGGTGCTGTTGCTGGCGCCCGGTGGGAAGACCGCCTTCTGCGGGCCACCCAGCGAGATCAGTGCGGAGCTGGGCACCACCAACTGGGCGGACATCTTCAGCACGGTCGCGGGTGACCCCGAAGGGGCCAAGCAGCGGTACCTGACCATCCACGGGCCGCCACCGCAACGCCCGCCCGCGGACAAGCCTGCGAGCCTCGGCGAGCCCGTGCACACCAGCCTGCTGCGCCAGTTCTCCACGATCGCGCGCCGCCAGATGCGGTTGATCATCTCCGACCGTGGCTACTTCGTCTTCTTGGCGCTGCTGCCGTTCATCATGGGCGTGCTGTCGCTGTCGGTGCCGGGCGAGACCGGCTTCGGACCGCCGAACCCGCTCAGCGACGCGCCGAACCAGCCCGGGCAGGTGCTGGTGCTGCTCAACGTGGGTGCGATCTTCATGGGTACCGCACTGACCATCCGCGACCTGATCGGCGAGCGCGCGATCTTCCTGCGTGAGCAGGCCGTCGGGTTGTCCACGACGGCCTACCTGTTAGCCAAGATCTGCGTGTACAGCATCTTCGCGGTGATCCAGGCGGGCATCGTCACAGCCATCACCATCATCGGTGTTGGCGCCCCGACTCAGGGCGCCAACCTGCTCGGCAACGCGTCCCTGGAACTGTTCGTCGGTATGGCTGCGTGCACGGTCTGCGCCGCGACGGTCGGCCTGGCCTTGTCGTCGGTCGCCAAGACCAGCGAGCAGATCATGCCGCTGCTGGTGGTCGCGATCATGAGCCAGTTGGTGTTCTCCGGTGGCATGATCCCGGTGACCGGCCGGGCCGTGCTGGACCAGATGTCGTGGGTCACCCCGGCCCGCTGGGGATTCGCGGCGACGGCATCGACGGTGGGACTCACCGATCTGGTGAAACCGCCGATCGTGCCCGACGACTCGCTCTGGAAGCACTCCGAAGGGGCCTGGCTGTTCAACATGGCGATGCTGGCCGCGCTGTCGATCTTCTACGTCAGCTTCGTGCGTTGGAAGATCCGCCTCAAGGGCTGA
- a CDS encoding pentapeptide repeat-containing protein yields the protein MAELFWADEEFVGVDFRADKYDGALSRLRTERVVFTECDFSGVDLSESEHSGSAFRNCTFRRATLWHSTFTNCSLLGSVFSEARLRPITLVESDLTLAVLGGCDLRGVDLSDCRLREAGLVGTDLRKAVLRRADLTGVRVQDARLEEADLRGARVDPTLWTTAKLRGARVDVDQSLAYAAAHGLVVGG from the coding sequence ATGGCTGAGCTGTTCTGGGCCGATGAGGAATTTGTCGGCGTGGATTTTCGCGCCGACAAATACGACGGAGCTCTGAGTCGTCTCCGCACCGAGCGTGTGGTCTTCACCGAATGCGACTTCAGCGGAGTCGACCTGTCCGAGTCCGAGCATTCCGGCTCGGCGTTCCGCAACTGCACGTTCCGCCGGGCCACGCTGTGGCACAGCACGTTCACCAACTGCAGTCTGCTGGGCTCGGTGTTCAGCGAAGCGCGCCTGCGGCCGATCACTCTCGTCGAGTCAGATCTGACACTGGCAGTGCTCGGCGGATGCGATCTGCGAGGCGTCGACCTGTCCGACTGCCGGCTGCGCGAGGCCGGCCTGGTGGGAACGGATCTGCGTAAGGCAGTGCTGCGCCGCGCCGATCTGACCGGCGTGCGGGTGCAGGACGCCCGGCTTGAAGAGGCGGACCTGCGCGGTGCCCGCGTCGACCCCACGCTGTGGACCACCGCCAAACTCCGTGGTGCACGCGTCGACGTCGACCAGTCGTTGGCCTACGCCGCTGCGCATGGTCTCGTCGTCGGTGGGTAA
- a CDS encoding ATP/GTP-binding protein, with protein MVYEHSDRADGSPRRRAASTKIVISGGFGAGKTTFVGSVSEIMPLRTEALVTNVSEGVDALDGTPDKRTTTVAMDFGRITLDEDLVLYLFGTPGQRRFWFMWDDLVRGAIGAIVLVDIRRLQDSFAAVDFFEARNLPFIVAVNEFDDAPRHPPQAVRTALALPEHIPVMTVDARDRNSAKAALIALTEYSLTSLTALPG; from the coding sequence GTGGTCTACGAGCACTCTGACCGCGCCGACGGCAGCCCCCGGCGGCGGGCCGCGTCGACGAAGATCGTCATCTCCGGAGGGTTCGGCGCAGGAAAAACGACATTCGTCGGCTCGGTTTCGGAGATCATGCCGTTGCGGACAGAGGCGTTGGTGACCAACGTTTCCGAGGGCGTCGACGCCCTCGACGGCACTCCCGACAAGCGGACCACCACGGTCGCGATGGATTTCGGCAGGATCACCCTCGACGAGGATTTGGTCCTGTATCTGTTCGGCACCCCCGGCCAGCGGCGGTTCTGGTTCATGTGGGACGACTTGGTGCGCGGCGCCATCGGCGCGATCGTGCTGGTCGACATCCGCCGACTGCAGGACAGCTTCGCCGCGGTGGATTTCTTCGAGGCCCGCAATCTGCCGTTCATCGTGGCGGTCAACGAATTCGACGACGCTCCGCGGCACCCCCCGCAGGCCGTGCGCACGGCGCTTGCGCTGCCCGAGCACATTCCGGTGATGACGGTTGATGCCCGGGATCGCAACTCGGCGAAGGCCGCGCTGATCGCCCTCACCGAGTACTCGCTGACCAGCCTGACGGCGCTGCCCGGCTGA
- a CDS encoding DUF742 domain-containing protein: protein MDAFESAERPSLVRPYTLTAGRTDSRVHLPLEAPVEALEPPPREPRWSARDVRGQIVELCADRPSVAEIAAYLSLPLGVARVLVGDLVAQGYLRVLTTLDDSASFDERRELIGRTLRGLRAL, encoded by the coding sequence ATGGATGCGTTCGAATCGGCCGAACGGCCAAGTCTTGTCCGGCCCTACACGCTGACGGCTGGCCGGACCGATTCGCGCGTCCACCTGCCGTTGGAAGCACCGGTAGAGGCACTGGAGCCACCGCCACGTGAACCGCGCTGGTCGGCCCGCGATGTTCGTGGCCAAATCGTGGAACTGTGCGCCGACAGGCCGTCTGTGGCCGAGATCGCAGCATATTTGTCCCTACCTCTCGGCGTGGCGCGCGTGCTTGTCGGGGACTTGGTGGCGCAGGGTTATCTACGCGTACTCACCACTCTCGACGATTCGGCGAGCTTCGACGAGCGCCGTGAGCTGATAGGAAGGACTCTGCGTGGTCTACGAGCACTCTGA
- a CDS encoding roadblock/LC7 domain-containing protein, producing MTRGGTQRDSLDWLVSKFAREVSGVSHAVLVSADGLLMAASEHMPTEHADQLAAVASGLASLATGAAQLFEGGNVLQSVVEMDNGYLLLMRVGDGSNLATLAGRSCDIGQIGYEMAILVERVGAVVQSSRRTPQPS from the coding sequence ATGACCCGTGGAGGAACGCAGCGTGACTCCCTGGACTGGTTGGTGTCGAAGTTTGCCCGCGAGGTGTCCGGGGTGTCACACGCTGTGCTGGTGTCTGCCGACGGGCTGCTGATGGCGGCCAGTGAGCACATGCCGACCGAGCACGCCGATCAGCTCGCGGCGGTGGCGTCCGGTCTGGCAAGCCTTGCCACCGGTGCGGCACAACTGTTCGAGGGCGGCAACGTGCTGCAGTCGGTCGTCGAGATGGACAACGGCTATCTGCTGTTGATGCGGGTCGGTGATGGCTCGAACCTGGCGACGCTGGCCGGCCGGTCCTGCGATATCGGGCAGATCGGCTATGAGATGGCGATCCTGGTCGAACGCGTCGGCGCTGTGGTGCAGTCGTCGCGCCGGACGCCCCAACCTTCGTGA